The proteins below are encoded in one region of Tessaracoccus aquimaris:
- a CDS encoding ROK family transcriptional regulator, translated as MDSDRTARLQHRGAVLGLLHSGVHLTRGQIASRLGITRSTVSEVLTDLQEEGAVVVSKVTHSGGRGRPAEVLCANPGAARYIAVDYSHTRVMACIANSTGQVIASGTASYSPDDGWERRCRAGIELARGLEGDDVHFGALSRIAIGLPGPNSATWDSGLPSATRAEPFHMVSARIRELFSQAFGVGIMVDHHIRLAALAEASAGRATPIRNLVYLRMSTGIGGAVISSGSVAQGAHQQAGEIGHFIVQLDDDALECRCGRRGCLETVASIDALARDWAHLKGQAPDRAAFEAAAAERDPDAVALLEVAAQRVGRVLAMAVLVSDPGEVVLAGEVPRYLPDFVERVQAALWPSVLSTQHVPVRHSNLGEEAGAIGGIVALMAQQRATEPQKEASMSPNRLEVTGAPRVG; from the coding sequence ATGGATTCAGATCGGACCGCAAGACTGCAGCATCGAGGAGCCGTCCTCGGGTTGCTGCATTCGGGCGTCCACCTCACCCGCGGCCAGATCGCGAGCCGGCTCGGCATCACCCGATCGACCGTCTCTGAGGTGCTGACCGACCTCCAGGAAGAGGGCGCCGTCGTCGTCTCCAAGGTCACGCACAGCGGAGGGCGCGGGCGACCCGCCGAGGTGCTGTGCGCCAACCCCGGCGCCGCCCGCTACATCGCCGTCGACTACTCCCACACCCGCGTCATGGCGTGCATCGCCAACTCCACGGGCCAGGTGATCGCCAGCGGGACCGCGTCCTACTCCCCCGACGACGGTTGGGAGCGACGCTGCCGCGCAGGCATCGAACTGGCCAGAGGCCTTGAAGGCGACGACGTCCACTTCGGCGCCCTCAGCCGCATCGCGATCGGGCTCCCAGGCCCCAACTCGGCGACCTGGGACTCTGGCCTGCCGAGCGCGACCCGCGCCGAGCCCTTCCACATGGTCAGCGCCCGGATCCGGGAACTCTTCAGCCAGGCGTTCGGCGTCGGAATCATGGTCGACCACCACATCCGCCTCGCCGCCCTGGCTGAAGCCTCTGCCGGCCGCGCCACCCCGATCCGCAACCTCGTCTACCTCCGCATGTCCACCGGCATCGGCGGCGCAGTGATCAGTTCCGGCTCGGTCGCGCAGGGCGCGCACCAGCAGGCGGGCGAGATCGGCCACTTCATTGTCCAACTCGACGACGACGCCCTCGAGTGCCGGTGCGGTCGACGCGGCTGCCTCGAGACGGTGGCCTCCATCGACGCGCTGGCCCGCGACTGGGCCCACCTCAAGGGCCAGGCTCCCGATCGTGCCGCCTTCGAGGCCGCCGCGGCCGAACGCGACCCCGACGCCGTCGCCCTCCTGGAGGTCGCCGCGCAGCGCGTCGGCCGGGTCCTTGCGATGGCGGTCCTGGTCAGCGACCCCGGCGAGGTCGTCCTCGCAGGAGAGGTCCCCCGCTACCTTCCCGATTTCGTCGAGCGCGTCCAGGCTGCGCTCTGGCCTTCCGTCCTGTCCACCCAACACGTCCCCGTGCGCCACAGCAACCTCGGAGAAGAGGCGGGCGCCATCGGAGGGATCGTCGCCCTGATGGCCCAGCAGCGTGCCACCGAACCCCAGAAGGAGGCTTCCATGAGCCCCAACCGCCTAGAAGTGACGGGGGCGCCGCGTGTCGGATAA
- a CDS encoding PhoH family protein — MLTTSDQPTTSTSTTSDTAIRTYVVDTSVLLSDPRAMLRFAEHNVILPIVVITELEAKRHHPELGYFARSALRLLDDLRVDHGRLDTPMAINEDGGNLRIELNHTSQEALPLGFRLGDNDTRILAVALNYANEGHDVVLVSKDLPLRVKAAAVGLAAEEYRNEMPTLTGYTGMASIDVGTEEVATLYETGSLDVESDIPVNSGVVVHAPGSSALGRVKSDGRIGLIKQDREVFGIRGRSAEQRVALDLLMDDSVGIVSLGGRAGTGKSALALCAGLEQTLEQHKFSKVMVFRPLYPVGGQDLGYLPGTSAEKMQPWGEAVFDTLSAVTNKYVIDELLAQEMIEVLPLTHIRGRSLHDAFVIVDEAQSLERNVLLTVLSRIGQNSRVVLTHDVAQRDNLRVGRHDGIVAVVEKLKGNPLFAHVTLTRSERSPIAALVTDLLEGDQVG; from the coding sequence GTGCTCACCACGTCTGACCAGCCAACAACCTCCACCTCGACGACCAGCGACACCGCGATCCGCACCTACGTCGTCGACACCTCAGTCCTCCTGTCCGACCCGCGGGCGATGCTCCGGTTCGCGGAACACAACGTGATCCTGCCGATCGTGGTGATCACGGAACTGGAGGCGAAGCGCCATCATCCCGAGCTCGGCTACTTCGCCAGGAGCGCGCTGCGGCTCCTCGACGACCTCCGCGTCGATCACGGACGCCTCGACACCCCGATGGCAATCAACGAGGACGGCGGAAACCTTCGCATCGAGCTGAACCACACGAGCCAGGAGGCGCTGCCCCTCGGGTTCCGCCTTGGCGACAACGACACCCGCATCCTGGCCGTTGCCCTGAACTACGCCAACGAGGGCCACGACGTCGTGTTGGTGTCAAAGGACCTGCCGCTGCGCGTCAAGGCCGCCGCCGTCGGGCTCGCGGCCGAGGAGTACCGCAACGAGATGCCCACCTTGACCGGCTACACCGGCATGGCGAGCATCGACGTCGGCACCGAAGAGGTCGCGACCCTCTACGAGACGGGCAGCCTCGATGTGGAGTCGGACATTCCGGTCAACTCGGGAGTCGTCGTTCACGCACCGGGCTCCAGCGCGCTGGGCAGGGTGAAGAGCGACGGCCGGATCGGCCTCATCAAGCAGGATCGCGAGGTGTTCGGCATTCGGGGAAGGTCTGCCGAACAGCGTGTCGCGCTCGACCTGTTGATGGACGACTCTGTCGGCATCGTCTCGCTCGGCGGTCGGGCCGGTACCGGTAAGTCGGCCCTCGCGCTGTGCGCCGGGCTGGAACAGACGCTCGAGCAGCACAAGTTCTCCAAGGTGATGGTCTTCCGACCGCTGTACCCCGTCGGCGGCCAGGACCTCGGCTACCTGCCTGGCACGTCCGCGGAGAAGATGCAGCCGTGGGGCGAGGCCGTATTCGACACCCTCTCAGCCGTGACGAACAAGTACGTCATCGATGAACTGCTCGCGCAGGAGATGATCGAGGTGCTTCCGTTGACGCACATCCGCGGCCGGTCGCTGCACGACGCGTTCGTGATCGTCGACGAGGCCCAGTCGCTCGAGCGCAACGTGTTGTTGACGGTGTTGTCGCGGATCGGCCAGAACTCGCGGGTTGTGCTGACCCACGACGTCGCCCAGCGCGACAACCTGCGGGTCGGACGGCACGACGGCATCGTTGCGGTCGTGGAGAAGCTCAAGGGCAACCCGCTGTTCGCCCACGTCACACTGACCCGCTCCGAGCGGTCCCCCATCGCGGCCCTCGTGACGGACCTGCTGGAGGGTGACCAGGTCGGCTGA
- a CDS encoding transglutaminase domain-containing protein produces the protein MNDARHSPYSDPRHHEPLVRAVEADVASIARAVTNVIGHYRAEDLDPSTASEIHLRTVAEILDADQSRHQLSLAEPRPPRDRVQGCCRDHSLLAVSILRSHDVAARTRVGFASYFLPDWWCDHVVTEVWEDGRWRRFDPEFVDGGADFSPHDLDRSGDGAFLTAAQAWLGWRRGERDLTNFGVGPDVPELSGPDFVRDYVIYEAAHLAGDELLLWDVWGGMDNPDESIDLELIDRLAGLLVTDEEQAVALYLADERLHPGTEVTRLDPLGGPAAVEALPARGETAP, from the coding sequence ATGAACGATGCCCGGCACTCGCCCTACTCGGATCCGCGCCACCACGAACCCCTGGTGCGCGCCGTCGAGGCCGATGTCGCGTCCATCGCCCGGGCGGTGACCAACGTGATCGGCCACTATCGCGCCGAGGACCTCGACCCGTCGACGGCAAGCGAGATCCATCTCCGCACCGTCGCCGAGATCCTCGACGCCGACCAGTCCCGACACCAGTTGTCCCTGGCCGAGCCGCGGCCTCCCCGGGACCGGGTCCAGGGCTGCTGCCGCGACCATTCGCTCCTCGCCGTGTCGATCCTGCGCTCCCACGACGTCGCGGCCCGCACGCGCGTCGGCTTCGCCTCCTACTTCCTGCCCGACTGGTGGTGCGACCACGTGGTCACGGAGGTCTGGGAGGACGGACGGTGGCGGCGCTTCGACCCGGAGTTCGTCGACGGAGGCGCCGACTTCTCGCCGCACGATCTCGACCGGTCGGGCGACGGCGCATTCCTGACGGCCGCGCAGGCCTGGCTGGGGTGGCGCCGCGGCGAGCGTGACCTCACAAACTTCGGCGTCGGCCCCGACGTGCCTGAGCTTTCCGGCCCGGACTTCGTGCGCGACTACGTGATCTACGAGGCCGCGCACCTGGCGGGCGACGAGTTGCTGCTATGGGACGTGTGGGGAGGCATGGACAACCCCGACGAGTCGATCGACCTGGAGTTGATTGACAGGCTCGCCGGTCTCTTGGTGACGGACGAGGAGCAGGCTGTCGCGCTCTACCTCGCGGACGAGCGGCTTCACCCCGGCACGGAGGTGACGCGCCTCGACCCGCTCGGGGGACCCGCGGCCGTCGAAGCGCTGCCGGCTCGCGGGGAGACGGCCCCGTAA
- a CDS encoding sulfatase-like hydrolase/transferase has product MTAPKNVVFFLTDQHRADTLGAYGNQVARTEHLDALAASGTRFDRWYTPTAICTPARASLLTGMAPFRHKLLANYERNVGYQEDLREGQFTFSEALRGAGYNCGLIGKWHVGTNKERDAFGFDGAQLHGWHNPVDHPDYLAYLEERGLPGYEISDQMRGTLPNGGPGNLLAARLHQPVEATFEHYLADRTIDLLRRYAAEQRDTGRPFFLALHYFGPHLPYIVPDAYFDMFDPDQIELPKSVAETFASKPPVQKNYSAHWTFDSMSEAESRKLIAVYWGYVTLIDEQIGRVLAVAEELGLMDSTAFFFSSDHGEFTGAHRLHDKGPAMYEDIYRTAGIVRLPGAPEGQVRREFVSLLDCTATILDWCGLDPAPAVDSRSLLPLVRGEEPDWDDDIVCEFHGHHFPLPQRMIRSDRYKLVVNPESVNELYDLVVDPDELLNRYTHPEMAAVRQDLLQRLYTRLRDRGDNFYHWMTSMFDVGGVDYDPSMSGLDESTYAPEEVAG; this is encoded by the coding sequence GTGACCGCTCCCAAGAACGTCGTCTTCTTCCTGACCGATCAGCATCGGGCGGACACGCTAGGCGCGTACGGCAACCAGGTCGCCCGGACTGAGCATCTGGACGCGCTGGCCGCGTCGGGCACCCGGTTCGACCGGTGGTACACCCCGACGGCGATCTGCACGCCCGCGCGCGCCAGCCTGCTGACCGGGATGGCGCCGTTCAGGCACAAACTGCTCGCCAACTACGAGCGCAACGTCGGGTACCAGGAGGACCTCCGGGAAGGCCAGTTCACCTTCTCGGAGGCCCTCCGGGGCGCCGGCTACAACTGCGGGCTGATCGGCAAGTGGCACGTCGGCACCAACAAGGAGCGCGACGCGTTCGGCTTCGACGGCGCCCAACTGCACGGCTGGCACAACCCGGTCGACCATCCCGACTACCTCGCCTACCTCGAGGAACGGGGCCTGCCCGGCTACGAGATCAGCGACCAGATGCGGGGCACGCTGCCCAACGGCGGCCCCGGCAACCTGCTCGCTGCGCGGCTGCACCAACCCGTCGAGGCGACCTTCGAGCACTACCTCGCCGATCGCACCATCGACCTGCTGCGCCGCTACGCCGCGGAGCAGCGCGACACGGGCCGCCCGTTCTTCCTGGCGCTGCACTACTTCGGCCCGCATCTGCCATACATCGTCCCCGACGCGTACTTCGACATGTTCGACCCCGATCAGATCGAGCTGCCCAAGTCGGTGGCCGAGACGTTCGCGTCGAAGCCCCCCGTGCAGAAGAACTACTCGGCGCACTGGACCTTCGACAGCATGAGCGAGGCGGAGAGCCGCAAGCTGATCGCCGTCTACTGGGGGTATGTGACGCTGATCGACGAGCAGATCGGACGGGTGCTCGCGGTCGCCGAGGAGCTCGGGCTGATGGACTCGACTGCCTTCTTCTTCAGCTCCGATCACGGCGAGTTCACCGGCGCGCACCGGCTGCACGACAAGGGCCCCGCCATGTACGAGGACATCTACCGCACCGCTGGCATCGTCCGGCTACCCGGGGCGCCGGAGGGTCAGGTCCGACGCGAGTTCGTCAGCCTGCTCGACTGCACCGCCACCATCCTCGACTGGTGCGGGCTCGACCCGGCGCCGGCCGTCGACTCGCGCTCGCTGCTGCCGCTGGTCAGGGGCGAGGAGCCCGACTGGGACGACGACATCGTCTGCGAGTTCCACGGGCACCACTTCCCGCTGCCGCAGCGGATGATCCGCTCCGACAGGTACAAGCTGGTCGTCAATCCGGAGTCCGTCAACGAGCTGTACGACCTGGTCGTTGACCCCGACGAACTGCTCAACCGGTACACGCATCCGGAGATGGCCGCCGTCCGCCAGGATCTGCTGCAGCGGCTGTACACGCGGCTGCGCGACCGGGGGGACAACTTCTACCACTGGATGACGTCGATGTTCGACGTCGGAGGAGTCGACTACGACCCGAGCATGTCGGGCCTGGACGAGTCGACCTACGCGCCCGAGGAGGTCGCTGGATGA
- a CDS encoding thioredoxin domain-containing protein, translated as MVNRLSESSSDYLRQHAHQGVDWWEWSPEARAEAVARDVPILLSIGYASCHWCHVMSHESFDNPEVAAYINEHFVPIKVDRQQLPDVDAVFMTATQAMNNGNGGWPMTAFLTPEAKPFFTGTYFPPEPQPGMPSFMQVLGAMADGWHSRRDKLRGSADYIVATLAAQDDAASEAAPDLRNAVDEVEKQFDLIHGGFGTAPKFPAPTLLDALLVKGDPKSLEIAQRTLESMARGGIYDQVGGGFHRYAVDPGWVVPHFEKMLYDNALLLGTYVRGWRRTADHDEGLRALYERTAYGIVEWLEREMVSEEGAFISGLDADSCDIRGAVHEGIFYLWNPELLDDALGPNWATGLLRCSTSPAAAPSRTDCRRCNCAADRTSPSWRRSRACCCRSAPTGSGPPPTTSSSPPGTAG; from the coding sequence ATGGTCAACCGCCTCTCAGAATCGTCCAGCGATTACCTGCGCCAGCACGCCCACCAGGGAGTCGACTGGTGGGAATGGTCCCCCGAGGCCAGGGCGGAGGCCGTCGCCCGTGACGTCCCCATCCTGCTCAGCATCGGGTACGCGTCGTGCCACTGGTGCCACGTGATGAGCCACGAGTCCTTCGACAACCCCGAGGTGGCCGCCTACATCAACGAGCACTTCGTGCCGATCAAGGTCGACAGGCAGCAGTTGCCCGACGTCGACGCGGTGTTCATGACGGCGACGCAGGCCATGAACAACGGCAACGGCGGCTGGCCCATGACCGCGTTCCTGACCCCAGAGGCCAAGCCGTTCTTCACCGGCACCTACTTCCCGCCCGAGCCGCAGCCAGGGATGCCGTCGTTCATGCAGGTGCTCGGCGCGATGGCCGACGGCTGGCACTCGCGTCGCGACAAGTTGCGCGGGTCGGCCGACTACATCGTGGCGACGCTGGCCGCCCAGGACGACGCCGCCTCCGAGGCCGCGCCCGACCTGAGGAACGCCGTCGACGAGGTGGAGAAGCAGTTCGACCTGATCCACGGCGGGTTCGGCACCGCGCCGAAGTTCCCCGCCCCCACCCTGCTCGACGCGCTGCTCGTCAAGGGCGACCCGAAGTCGCTCGAGATCGCCCAGCGGACCCTCGAGTCGATGGCCCGCGGCGGCATCTACGACCAGGTCGGCGGGGGCTTCCACCGCTACGCCGTCGACCCTGGATGGGTCGTGCCGCACTTCGAGAAGATGCTCTACGACAACGCGCTGCTGCTCGGCACCTACGTGCGCGGCTGGCGGCGCACCGCCGACCACGACGAGGGCCTGCGCGCGCTGTACGAGCGCACCGCCTACGGCATCGTCGAGTGGCTGGAGCGCGAGATGGTCTCCGAGGAGGGCGCGTTCATCTCCGGCCTCGACGCCGACTCGTGCGACATCCGCGGCGCGGTCCACGAGGGGATCTTCTACCTGTGGAACCCCGAACTGCTCGACGACGCGCTCGGGCCGAACTGGGCGACTGGGCTGCTGAGGTGTTCCACGTCACCCGCGGCGGCACCTTCGAGGACGGACTGTCGACGCTGCAACTGCGCGGCCGACCGGACTTCGCCAAGCTGGAGGAGGTCGCGGGCCTGCTGCTGCAGGAGCGCACCAACCGGTTCCGGCCCGCCTCCGACAACCTCGTCGTCGCCGCCTGGAACGGCTGGATGA
- a CDS encoding ankyrin repeat domain-containing protein, translated as MPHLLRTAACVLAVTALAACSNPGPPSPSTRPSDGVPSARPTATPSITPSPQVTEDDGPDAALRDAYWANDLAKATDLVNQGADVNAKDTTQQSAYLIAASEGHLDLLRLALANGATVDDRDSFDGTALIRAAERGHFHEVGELLRAGIDRDHVNNLGYQAIHEATWLGKDDYPYATTLRVLVAGGVELDRPSGQEKLTPLQMAADKGLAAQEAFLRAIPQYSDIADPDTTLLEAATGGEADLVALALRAGADIEARDDRGRTALLLAVTEDHLGVADVLVAMGASADALDDQHDTPWLVTGVTGSVDMLESLLPAGPDMTIRNRYGGISVIPASERGHVDYVRRVVQVGIDVNHVNDLGWTALLEAVILGDGSRPYVEIVTALLEAGADPAIADREGVTALQHARNKGFDEIAEVLAGSR; from the coding sequence GTGCCCCACCTACTGCGAACCGCCGCCTGCGTCCTGGCCGTTACGGCACTGGCGGCGTGCTCGAACCCCGGGCCGCCCTCGCCGTCGACCCGCCCGAGCGACGGAGTGCCGAGCGCCCGGCCGACGGCCACCCCAAGCATCACCCCCTCGCCCCAGGTAACGGAAGACGACGGCCCGGACGCCGCCCTTCGCGACGCGTACTGGGCGAACGACCTGGCCAAGGCCACCGACCTCGTCAACCAGGGCGCCGACGTCAACGCGAAGGACACCACCCAGCAGTCGGCGTACCTGATCGCCGCCAGCGAGGGTCACCTCGACCTGCTGCGCCTCGCCCTCGCCAACGGGGCAACTGTCGACGACAGGGACAGCTTCGACGGCACCGCGCTGATCCGCGCCGCGGAGCGCGGCCACTTCCACGAGGTCGGCGAACTGCTGCGCGCAGGCATCGACCGCGACCACGTCAACAACCTCGGCTACCAGGCCATCCACGAGGCGACCTGGCTCGGCAAGGACGACTACCCGTACGCGACGACGCTGCGGGTGCTCGTGGCGGGAGGCGTTGAACTGGATCGGCCATCGGGGCAGGAGAAGTTGACGCCGCTGCAGATGGCCGCCGACAAGGGGCTCGCCGCGCAGGAGGCGTTCCTGCGGGCCATCCCGCAGTACTCGGACATCGCGGACCCCGACACCACGCTCCTCGAGGCGGCAACGGGTGGCGAGGCCGACCTGGTCGCGCTCGCGCTGCGCGCAGGCGCCGACATCGAGGCGCGGGACGACCGCGGTCGCACGGCCCTGCTGCTCGCCGTCACCGAGGACCACCTGGGCGTCGCCGACGTGCTCGTCGCGATGGGGGCCTCCGCCGACGCGCTCGACGACCAGCACGACACACCCTGGCTGGTGACGGGCGTCACGGGTTCGGTCGACATGCTCGAGTCGCTGCTGCCGGCAGGCCCCGACATGACGATCAGAAACCGGTACGGCGGCATCTCCGTGATCCCGGCGAGCGAGCGCGGCCACGTCGACTACGTGCGCAGGGTCGTCCAGGTCGGCATCGACGTGAACCACGTCAACGACCTGGGCTGGACGGCGCTGCTCGAGGCCGTCATCCTCGGCGACGGTTCGCGGCCCTATGTCGAGATCGTCACCGCCCTGCTCGAGGCAGGCGCCGATCCCGCGATCGCCGACAGGGAGGGCGTCACCGCGCTGCAGCACGCGCGGAACAAGGGTTTCGACGAGATCGCAGAGGTTCTTGCCGGGAGTCGTTGA
- a CDS encoding ABC transporter ATP-binding protein, translating into MGGVSLDLVDNEFVTVVGPSGCGKSTLMNILAGLEEPTSGTALVDGKPVNGPSPERGVIFQQYALFPWLTVRKNVEFGLKNAGVPAGERRDRAQHFIDMVGLTDFADALPKMLSGGMKQRCAIARAYAMNPKILLMDEPFGALDALTRVRMQEHLLQTWEQEKRTVMFITHDVDEAVYLANRVVVMAARPGRIHKIIDVNLPYPRTEEVRLSPEFTELRNEIWYAVYHQDQVDDEAVAS; encoded by the coding sequence CTGGGCGGCGTCTCGCTCGACCTCGTCGACAACGAGTTCGTCACCGTCGTCGGCCCGTCCGGCTGCGGCAAGTCGACGCTCATGAACATCCTCGCGGGGCTCGAGGAGCCCACCAGCGGCACCGCGCTCGTCGACGGCAAGCCGGTCAACGGGCCGAGCCCCGAGCGTGGCGTCATCTTCCAGCAGTACGCGCTGTTCCCATGGCTGACGGTCCGCAAGAACGTCGAGTTCGGCCTGAAGAACGCGGGCGTCCCCGCCGGGGAACGCCGCGACCGCGCCCAGCACTTCATCGACATGGTCGGCTTGACCGACTTCGCCGACGCGCTGCCCAAGATGCTCTCCGGAGGCATGAAGCAGCGCTGCGCCATCGCCCGCGCCTACGCCATGAACCCGAAGATCCTGCTGATGGACGAACCATTCGGCGCACTCGACGCCCTGACCCGGGTCCGCATGCAGGAGCACCTGCTGCAGACGTGGGAGCAGGAGAAGCGCACCGTGATGTTCATCACGCACGACGTCGACGAGGCCGTCTACCTGGCCAACCGTGTCGTCGTGATGGCTGCCCGCCCGGGACGCATCCACAAGATCATCGACGTCAACCTCCCCTACCCCCGCACCGAAGAGGTGCGCCTGAGCCCAGAGTTCACCGAACTCCGCAACGAGATCTGGTACGCCGTGTACCACCAGGACCAGGTCGACGACGAAGCCGTCGCTTCCTAA
- a CDS encoding aliphatic sulfonate ABC transporter substrate-binding protein, with amino-acid sequence MNMRRRTLLGSLLAVPAVGVLAACGDDTPSAGGEKPAELTPITYGYIPDFNGTSLLAIANDQKLWEKHGLKADLKSFTNGPLQIQAIGTGDLQFGYIGPGAMWLPASGKAKLLTINGVGQADRVIAQPGINSIQDLKGKKVAIPEGTSGDMIVQLALEQAGMSMDDIEKVAMDAATVVSAFASKDVDAAGIWYPMIDTIKQQVPDLVELAKNTDFVDVMQFPNVMVTGEDYAEKNKETTIKVLKVLRDAMDYRADNLDATVELVAKMNAAEVDAINADASNAKYYKAAELDTLTEDGTIDTWLTAMNKFFEANGKIEGTPVAPKDFYVGDLFVEAGK; translated from the coding sequence ATGAACATGCGCCGTCGCACCCTGCTCGGTTCCCTGCTCGCCGTCCCCGCCGTCGGCGTCCTCGCCGCCTGCGGCGACGACACGCCCTCCGCCGGCGGTGAGAAGCCCGCCGAGCTGACCCCCATCACCTACGGCTACATTCCCGACTTCAACGGCACCAGCCTTCTCGCCATCGCCAACGATCAGAAGCTGTGGGAGAAGCACGGCCTGAAGGCCGACCTGAAGTCGTTCACCAACGGCCCGCTGCAGATCCAGGCGATCGGCACCGGCGACCTGCAGTTCGGCTACATCGGCCCCGGCGCCATGTGGCTGCCCGCCTCCGGCAAGGCCAAGCTGCTGACGATCAACGGCGTCGGCCAGGCCGACCGGGTGATCGCCCAGCCCGGCATCAACTCGATCCAGGACCTCAAGGGCAAGAAGGTCGCCATCCCCGAGGGCACCTCGGGCGACATGATCGTCCAGCTCGCCCTCGAGCAGGCAGGCATGAGCATGGACGACATCGAGAAGGTCGCCATGGACGCCGCGACCGTCGTGTCGGCATTCGCCTCGAAGGACGTCGACGCGGCGGGCATCTGGTACCCGATGATCGACACCATCAAGCAGCAGGTCCCCGACCTCGTCGAGCTTGCCAAGAACACCGACTTCGTCGACGTCATGCAGTTCCCCAACGTGATGGTCACCGGCGAGGACTACGCGGAGAAGAACAAGGAGACCACCATCAAGGTTCTGAAGGTGCTCCGAGACGCGATGGACTACCGCGCCGACAACCTCGACGCCACCGTCGAACTGGTCGCCAAGATGAACGCCGCGGAGGTCGACGCCATCAACGCCGACGCCTCCAACGCCAAGTACTACAAGGCCGCCGAGCTCGACACGCTGACCGAGGACGGCACCATCGACACGTGGCTCACGGCGATGAACAAGTTCTTCGAGGCCAACGGCAAGATCGAGGGCACACCTGTCGCACCCAAGGACTTCTACGTGGGTGACCTGTTCGTCGAGGCGGGTAAGTGA
- a CDS encoding ABC transporter permease, with the protein MSDNATGAVLHADREVAAAASADLTPPKKQRPTLLILNVVTIFLGIGVWWLVSISGIKLPTPPEVVQAAIKMAANGTLWTDLGASLTRVLTGFVLGTALAIPVGFLMGWYPWARGLLEPWIQFFRTVPPLAIIPLMIALLGIGEVPKIFVIFLAAFLSCVISTFQGVVQVDKTLINAARVLGAKDGTIFAKVVIPASTPFILVGMRVGLGSAWATVIAAELIAAQVGLGYRMQQAQIYYQLPVIFVGIVIIGGIGLLMDRGLLWVENKLTSWQERR; encoded by the coding sequence GTGTCGGATAACGCAACCGGCGCCGTCCTGCATGCCGACCGGGAGGTGGCCGCGGCCGCGTCCGCCGACCTCACCCCACCCAAGAAGCAGCGCCCGACGCTGCTGATCCTCAACGTCGTCACGATCTTCCTCGGCATCGGGGTCTGGTGGCTGGTGTCCATCTCGGGCATCAAGCTCCCGACGCCGCCCGAGGTGGTGCAGGCCGCCATCAAGATGGCCGCCAACGGCACCCTCTGGACCGACCTGGGCGCCTCTCTGACGCGAGTGCTGACCGGCTTCGTGCTGGGCACCGCGCTCGCGATCCCCGTCGGCTTCCTGATGGGCTGGTACCCCTGGGCGCGCGGGCTGCTCGAGCCGTGGATCCAGTTCTTCCGCACGGTGCCGCCGCTGGCGATCATCCCGCTGATGATTGCGCTGCTCGGCATCGGTGAGGTGCCCAAGATCTTCGTCATCTTCCTCGCCGCGTTCCTGTCCTGCGTCATCTCGACGTTCCAGGGCGTCGTGCAGGTCGACAAGACGCTCATCAACGCTGCCCGCGTGCTCGGTGCCAAGGACGGCACCATCTTCGCGAAGGTCGTCATCCCCGCCTCGACGCCGTTCATCCTCGTCGGCATGCGCGTCGGCCTCGGCTCCGCATGGGCGACCGTGATCGCCGCCGAACTGATCGCCGCCCAGGTCGGCCTCGGTTACCGCATGCAGCAGGCCCAGATCTACTACCAACTCCCCGTCATCTTCGTGGGCATCGTCATCATCGGGGGCATCGGCCTCCTGATGGACCGCGGGCTGCTGTGGGTTGAGAACAAGCTGACCAGTTGGCAGGAGCGCCGATGA
- a CDS encoding AAA family ATPase, translating to MLTAVDPLPSRPRRIAIAGVSGVGKTTLARRVAAIVAAPHTEIDSLYHGPNWVPRPEFLDDVRALVAADAWVTEFQYRVARPLIAERMDLLVWLDLPYWRVNFPRVVWRTLSRRVTGRPMWNGNTEGPLRRIFTDEDHIIRWSVTHRNRERDRLPRLVEAKGWTTVRLGSTRDVERWLAGPLRDAMAG from the coding sequence GTGCTCACCGCCGTCGATCCCCTCCCCTCCCGGCCGCGACGGATCGCGATCGCGGGCGTCTCGGGCGTCGGGAAGACGACCCTCGCTCGCAGGGTCGCGGCGATCGTGGCCGCCCCGCACACCGAGATCGACTCGCTCTACCACGGCCCGAACTGGGTGCCGCGGCCGGAGTTCCTCGACGACGTGCGGGCCCTCGTCGCAGCCGACGCGTGGGTGACCGAGTTCCAGTACCGGGTCGCAAGGCCGCTGATCGCGGAGCGGATGGACCTGCTCGTCTGGCTCGACCTGCCCTATTGGCGCGTCAACTTTCCGCGCGTGGTGTGGCGAACGCTCAGCCGCCGGGTGACCGGCCGGCCGATGTGGAACGGCAACACCGAGGGGCCGCTGCGCCGGATCTTCACCGACGAGGACCACATCATCCGTTGGTCGGTCACGCACCGCAACCGCGAGCGCGACCGGCTGCCCCGACTGGTCGAGGCGAAGGGTTGGACGACGGTGCGGCTCGGCTCCACCCGCGACGTCGAGCGCTGGCTCGCCGGCCCGCTGCGCGACGCGATGGCCGGGTAG